DNA sequence from the Bufo bufo chromosome 3, aBufBuf1.1, whole genome shotgun sequence genome:
CTACTTTGGAATCCTTTTGAAGGAAGAAGTGTGTGTTGCCTTTCTAATTGCTCTAAGGCTTCTTATTCAGCTGTGGGGGCAGATATCTCTCTCTGGCGCTGTCATGGGTTCTGGAAAAGCAAATCGCCAGTACTGTGATTAACTTTTTTCTGGTTTTcaccatgcttttttttttttttttttttttaaacattcgtTTTTATTGAAATACCATCAAGTATACATAAGCCAACGTGATTTACAGGTATCATGGTATTTTTTTCAGCTATACAGATTACATAAAAATgcaatggaaataaaaaaaaggcatagaaatgtcacggtcatattgtttgaccatgacgcggttgccgtgcagactggttgccgggggCAACGACTAGTTTTCGGTTTGCACATGCACTTCCCCTTAGGTGATGcttcctgctgtttggtgagtgtGGGGTTAATTTCCTGACTATGTGTGAATCAGGGTGTGGTCTCTTGGAGCTATTTAGCCTAGGCTTGTTGCATGGAGGTTTGTTGTGCTCTAGCCTTACTTTGGGCTGGAAGCTATGCTTCTTTCTGtggctattccatctgcccagtcattgagggccaccttgttggacatcaagGTCTTTTAGCAATGTCATCCCTATGTCTTCTCCATGTCTCCACCCATCCTTATGTgtctgtttggtgtgggttttatTTGGGATTTGGTTGTTATGTCTTGtgcgttgttacatgtctggtctgttaatgttgtgtccagcatgtctgctagacatttcccctgttCGTCTTCTGAACCTAAAGACATtagcagccttgcctggagccaccttGCTTCGGTTTTCACATTGGGGTCCAGGTTGTTGTTGTGTGGTTATTCCgtctttgctgcggcaggtaagtgtttgatgttccgttgttacattgtgttcttacctgccgtgcagttgctgcattgtctttctccCTGTCTGCTACTGGACCGCTGGAGATGCCTTTCATCCgtggtgatggatgaacaggaggtctctgccctgtcactatgttgagggcgatgcagggattcctagacctTTTAGGTTCGTTGGTATGAGCAAGGGGGCCCTAAGGGGACCTTTTGAAGgcggctcatacagccaggagTCTAGGGCAAttttagggaagctttaggaggtgaccagctcccttttccctgcctacGGCCTAGTACCTGGTGACATTgtatggtggggagtttccccccactccccaccgtgacaagaaAACTAATAGCTATTAGTTAGCAAAGACTACCATTTATGTAAGAACTGAAGTCTCGATTCCCACTTTTTCAGTACAAGATATAGTAAATTAAAAATATCCAGGAAAAAAATGAGTCCACATATGGCTTTGTGaagtgaaaagtaaaaaaaaaaaaaaaacttttggaagggaatatatatattttttaaatggccTGGTCCCCAAATACAGTCTATAGCTACTAAGATGGTAAAATGTGTTTTATACTCTATatattgtatgtaattaaaaaaaaaaaaaattatttcatgtTTGATAACTCTGATTCGAATCTGTCTTGCATCGGACGCCTTCTGTTTTGGTTTAAAcaaggttttttttgttaagaaagaaGGCTATCATATATTTATGCCTTCCTAATATATGTAAGCATcagctatttttttttctcctacttttttttttttcatctcctCAGCAGCAGTCTAACAGATGGGGTTTACTGTGTCATATAATTGCTGATTCAGGTCATGCAGTCATCTGCGTTTATTTGCTTGAGCACTAAGAATTCTGATTACTTAACAAAATGTACATTTGTAGGCAGAGTCAATAAAAATCAAATTTTGGGTAGCATATATATTTATGCCAAATGTTTTGTTTGGAAAAGACATACCGGATACCGAGGaatatttatcaaactagtgcaaagtagaactgatttagttgcccatagcaaccaatcgcctttcatttttcacagctcctttggaaaatgaaaggtggagtctgattagttgctataggCAAGTAAgccaagttctactttacaccagtttgataaatctcaaccaccgtatttttcactttataagacaaacattttttttagaaaGAAAAAATCCTGCTAAAAAGTTCCTGTAGTTTTATAAATGGCAGTCAGGGAGATGACCTGATCCAGCAGGGAGCACATAGAGTGCTTTGCCCGATCAGTGAGAGAGCTTTGCATCTGCACTCATCTCTCTTCCAGCCGACACTGAGCAGGAGAATGCTGCATTCGGCACATGGGGGAAAAAGGTCCTGCGCTGTACTGAAAGGAGATTAGAACTCAAAGTACAGCTTAAAGATTAactgtcattattattatttttttaatgtaattggattggtctgactaagttccctagttaatacttttgtataggtattgaattacctagtaattgcagcatgtCCTTTCCTCCCCAAGGCATATCAGTGGTGCGGCTAAAACAGCGTTGCCAGTTGTCCTCCGTCTCCTatcttctatatacagaagacGGAGGACATAGTAGTGGGCAGTCCTGAACGCGGCGTGTGCACACCCGTTGGATCAGgatagtgccgatatttgcgataaaaatttatcAACTACTCAGAATGAAGAGggtgtgtttaaagggaacctgtcaccgagattttgggtatagagctgaggacataggctgctagatggccgctagcacatctgcaatacccagccccatagctctgtgtgcttttattgtgtataaaaaccgatttgatacatatgcaaattaacctgagatgagtaagagcttgaaaatatgactcttctctggtcatatttttcaagctctgactcatctcaggttaatttgcatatgtatcaaatcgatttttatacacaataaaagcacacagagctatggggactgggtattgcggatgtgctagtggccatctagcaacccatgtcctcagctctatacccaaaatcctggtgacaggttccctttaagtctggagaaagtcTATTGGTTGGGTTGAGGCTGCATGTTCCCGATGAGCCAAATGAATTCTGGGTAGTTGGGGAGGGGGTCATAGTtagtgattatggattatcaccacagcagcaacaacCTATATGAAAATTTTATTTTAAGCGAAAATATGACCGTTATCTTTTAAAGATAAGTATGTGCATAGGTGTAGCAGGCTTGTATCTgtgtttagcagagctgtgtgtgtaccagacaaatacttaaaaataatcTAGCTGAACAAGAAGCAGGCAGGACACAACAAAGCAATGACGGGAGACACATTTATTTGGATAGCTACTTTTAATGAGATGACCACATGCACCATTGCTGGTTGTTacaatggtcagcagatgacCCACTTAAAGGAGCTGACCAAAACTATAAGCCCCCCCGTTGGTACACACTAAAGTCACTGACCTTGAACCCTCAACTTCAGTAAACCACATTTCCTTCAAAGGGGACctatgaaatatttttttcttattatctgtTGTCTAAACCTTACGTTAGTCTTTTAGACTTGGTAcaccttataaagtgaaaaatacggtacatatatGCATTTTTACTAATTTTCTTTAGGTTTCTTACAGTTCAAAACATTTTAGTCATGGCCTGCAAGAGACACTGTATTTGTATAAAATCCTTGTTGATTGTGAGTAAACTTGTACATTTTTGAACAAACAAGACTGTTGTCTCTCTTCAGGAAAACTCCTGTTCATATACTACATTATTGCACGTAAACATCATAGTCCACTCAGAACCCCCTCCCCCTACAGGAGCCATAGTGGCGCAACTGCAGAGAGCCACAGGCAGACTCTGCATAATTATTTGAAAGGGTGCAGCATAAACatatttaacttttttaaataaatattttacataCCATGTTAATATTTGTAGAATATTTGGTTATATGATACCACACAACACATATTGACTTTTTATATGATTCTGAATTAAGTAAAGTAACATAGCTTTTTCTACTTTGTACTGCAGGTTAAGATGGTCACTGGATGTCCTACAGAGTGTGCTCATCAAGAAGAAAAAGGATAATTTTGGAACTAGTGGAACCTCAACTAATTTGTTGAACTTCTTAAAGACTCTTTCAAGAGTCTCAATTCTTGTTGAGGAAATAAAATGGAGCATTCAAGTCGTCATCTACGTTTTAAACTGCAAAGTCTTAGTCGACGtttggatgatttggaagaagcaaCGAGAAATTTACAAAAAGCTGAGGATGAAGTTCTCGACCTCCAGGATAAAATTATACAGGCAGAGGGGAGTAATTCTAGCATGTTAGCAGATGTGGAAGCTTTGAGAAAAAGAGTGCTAAAGATTGAGGGAAAAGATGAAGAAGTGAAGAAAGCAGAAGATTTATGTAGACTGATAAAAGAAAAGTTGGAAAATGAGGAAAATATTACTCGAGAACTCAAACTGGAAATTGAGCAGCTCCAAAAAAGAATGGGTGAGCTTGAGAAGCTAGAGGAGGCTTTCAACAAGAGCAAAAGTGATTGTACTCAACTAAGCCTAAGTTtgaatgaagaaaaaaatatgtctAAGAAGTTATCTTCTGAACTGGAAGTACTTAAAACCAGAGTTAAAGAACTGGAATCTTCTGAAAGCAAATTGGACAAAGCTGAACAGTTTTTAACAAGTGAGCTGGAGAAAATTAAATCTTTGAGCCTTAGTTTTGCTAATGAAAAGAAGCTATTTTTAGAAAGAGAAAAgcaaaatgaaaaattaattttGGAACTTAAAGAACAATTGGAATTGAAAGGGAAAATTACAGGGGAGCAAAGTAGAAATGAATCCAATGCCTTGGAGAGATCTCCTGATCAACATGTAGACCATAACAAATTAAGAATTAAAAACAGCCTAACTTCTAAATCATTGCAAAGAGTTGGACTTGATTACATTATGCAGTCTGAAATTCAGACAAGCAGCAACAACGAAAATGAGAAAAACAAGTACCAAGAAGACAATAAAATAAAAGAACTTAACCAAGAAATTGAGAAACTTAAAAATCAGCTCAAACACTATGAGGGACTTGAGCAAGAATTAAAACAGCTTAAAGAAAAACACTGTGAGCTACAAGAGACCTATATTAGTGAACAGAATAAAAACAAATTGGTTAATAAAGAATTACAGACTTCACAAAGGCAAATTGGTCAGTATAAAGAGATTGAAAATGGGACTCTTGAAAGTGAAGCCCTAATCCCACGAAGTAGAATTAAAGACGAAAGAACAAGAGGTAAAGTTGCATCTACTGATTCTCCCATTTCAAAATATACTTCTCAAGATTCATCACCTCAACAGATGAGGAATGAAAGGGTTCGACAATCAGATATTAAGAGGCAACTTTCAAACTCTAGTTCAAACAGTAGAAAATCAAGGTCCACTCTTATTGATACAACTGGAAATCTGAAGAAAGAGGACAAATTAGTGCCATCTAATTTTTCAACTGGTAAGGATTTTAGCATAGTGCATAATGACACAAAAAAATCTAAAGATCAGCCATCAGTTTTAAGTCGATATCCACCAGCTGTTCAAGAACAAGCCCCACAAAAGTCCTGGAAAGGTTCTGCATCAAAGCCGACAGACAGATCTATGAGGTTTTTTGGTGAGGATTATTCTGTTAAAGCTTACCCAAAAAAGGAGATTTCATTGGAAAGTGAAGTTGAAAAGGTAACTACTTGTGATACTTCAGAGAATATAGTTTACACTGAGGAAACTGTTTCAACTGAGAATAGCATGCTAACCTTAGCAGTGCACCCAGAAATGCATAACCTCAGGGCAGAACTTGATAATGCTCAAGAAAACCTTGATATGGTAGTTGAATCAAACCTGCAGATGAATGCAAGAGATGTGGAAAAAACATCCTCCAATGATAGACAGTCCAAATATGGAGGTGTTTTAGAACGTGAGGATAGTGTCATAAATGTTGTTGAACAAAACCCTAGAGCTATTTCAAATCATGAGGAAATCGATCCACAAACAAGTCAGACCTCAAGTGCACACAGA
Encoded proteins:
- the LUZP1 gene encoding leucine zipper protein 1 isoform X2, yielding MEHSSRHLRFKLQSLSRRLDDLEEATRNLQKAEDEVLDLQDKIIQAEGSNSSMLADVEALRKRVLKIEGKDEEVKKAEDLCRLIKEKLENEENITRELKLEIEQLQKRMGELEKLEEAFNKSKSDCTQLSLSLNEEKNMSKKLSSELEVLKTRVKELESSESKLDKAEQFLTSELEKIKSLSLSFANEKKLFLEREKQNEKLILELKEQLELKGKITGEQSRNESNALERSPDQHVDHNKLRIKNSLTSKSLQRVGLDYIMQSEIQTSSNNENEKNKYQEDNKIKELNQEIEKLKNQLKHYEGLEQELKQLKEKHCELQETYISEQNKNKLVNKELQTSQRQIGQYKEIENGTLESEALIPRSRIKDERTRGKVASTDSPISKYTSQDSSPQQMRNERVRQSDIKRQLSNSSSNSRKSRSTLIDTTGNLKKEDKLVPSNFSTGKDFSIVHNDTKKSKDQPSVLSRYPPAVQEQAPQKSWKGSASKPTDRSMRFFGEDYSVKAYPKKEISLESEVEKVTTCDTSENSMLTLAVHPEMHNLRAELDNAQENLDMVVESNLQMNARDVEKTSSNDRQSKYGGVLEREDSVINVVEQNPRAISNHEEIDPQTSQTSSAHRSYYSRDKTRARASKPQIPEKPHILEMPDHKDPEKRTRLLGLHTKRQSSSQEKMFSLDKYSSFENHSSSSEKETGRSRKMSSDSLENTETNSHAAVPPRSCSPREALQSTVVIKPIIIERDVKEIMSDYRARSGSDVNRTSNKVSSIKIYPSETSSRKNTDEITKERHTSTSNIRLSANDQPLLKNSISIPLEISLNKDDLILKVADKDMALNHREVSKNLDQSYKKEKFKEKDVSIDNFTWKSHEIGGANHFDSKRVTNKSSWRKGGFGSTEELDRLGNEIDDMDSKTRRKSCFDEQNPSRSRASELYSRNKSSSINSHTTTPEFISKRSQSSLSAAEILTRRNSPNVSVTTRQASWTRSNFEDDNFNSRRKYSSEKMYRSDSTGWKQSANTNQRHQRSMVEERIRQLEH
- the LUZP1 gene encoding leucine zipper protein 1 isoform X1, with the translated sequence MEHSSRHLRFKLQSLSRRLDDLEEATRNLQKAEDEVLDLQDKIIQAEGSNSSMLADVEALRKRVLKIEGKDEEVKKAEDLCRLIKEKLENEENITRELKLEIEQLQKRMGELEKLEEAFNKSKSDCTQLSLSLNEEKNMSKKLSSELEVLKTRVKELESSESKLDKAEQFLTSELEKIKSLSLSFANEKKLFLEREKQNEKLILELKEQLELKGKITGEQSRNESNALERSPDQHVDHNKLRIKNSLTSKSLQRVGLDYIMQSEIQTSSNNENEKNKYQEDNKIKELNQEIEKLKNQLKHYEGLEQELKQLKEKHCELQETYISEQNKNKLVNKELQTSQRQIGQYKEIENGTLESEALIPRSRIKDERTRGKVASTDSPISKYTSQDSSPQQMRNERVRQSDIKRQLSNSSSNSRKSRSTLIDTTGNLKKEDKLVPSNFSTGKDFSIVHNDTKKSKDQPSVLSRYPPAVQEQAPQKSWKGSASKPTDRSMRFFGEDYSVKAYPKKEISLESEVEKVTTCDTSENSMLTLAVHPEMHNLRAELDNAQENLDMVVESNLQMNARDVEKTSSNDRQSKYGGVLEREDSVINVVEQNPRAISNHEEIDPQTSQTSSAHRSYYSRDKTRARASKPQIPEKPHILEMPDHKDPEKRTRLLGLHTKRQSSSQEKMFSLDKYSSFENHSSSSEKETGRSRKMSSDSLENTETNSHAAVPPRSCSPREALQSTVVIKPIIIERDVKEIMSDYRARSGSDVNRTSNKVSSIKIYPSETSSRKNTDEITKERHTSTSNIRLSANDQPLLKNSISIPLEISLNKDDLILKVADKDMALNHREVSKNLDQSYKKEKFKEKDVSIDNFTWKSHEIGGANHFDSKRVTNKSSWRKGGFGSTEELDRLGNEIDDMDSKTRRKSCFDEQNPSRSRASELYSRNKSSSINSHTTTPEFISKRSQSSLSAAEILTRRNSPNVSVTTRQASWTRSNFEVDDNFNSRRKYSSEKMYRSDSTGWKQSANTNQRHQRSMVEERIRQLEH